The Streptomyces sp. NBC_00344 genome includes a window with the following:
- a CDS encoding class I SAM-dependent methyltransferase: MTSTSRAHSFNAAAAAYAANRPSYPQALLDGIEDIAGRPLAGAAVADIGAGTGIATALLHGRGARVVAVEPGDGMTEEFRRTLPGVPIVRGDGNHLPLAGASADFLTYAQSWHWTDPARSAPEAMRVLRPGGALALWWNISDHEVRWIAEQDLRVRRFFGAAAPAGGDAGAHGSSDRSRAMSGGLDFVRRSVRWSRRVPLDTHLANLASHSAFLVLGSEATAGFIARERAVLRELFPGGTVDEAYVVDLSVALN; the protein is encoded by the coding sequence ATGACGAGCACCTCACGCGCGCACTCCTTCAACGCGGCGGCCGCCGCCTACGCCGCCAACCGCCCCTCCTACCCGCAGGCCCTCCTCGACGGGATCGAGGACATCGCGGGCCGCCCGCTCGCCGGCGCGGCGGTCGCCGACATCGGCGCCGGAACCGGCATAGCGACGGCCCTGCTGCACGGACGCGGCGCCCGGGTCGTCGCCGTCGAGCCGGGCGACGGCATGACCGAAGAGTTCCGCCGCACCCTTCCCGGCGTACCGATCGTGCGGGGCGACGGAAACCACCTCCCGCTCGCCGGTGCGTCGGCCGACTTCCTCACGTACGCCCAGTCCTGGCACTGGACAGACCCGGCCCGGTCAGCGCCCGAGGCGATGCGCGTGCTGCGCCCCGGCGGTGCGCTCGCCCTGTGGTGGAACATCTCGGACCACGAGGTGCGGTGGATCGCCGAACAGGACCTCCGGGTCCGCCGGTTCTTCGGTGCCGCCGCCCCCGCCGGTGGTGACGCGGGCGCGCACGGCAGCTCCGACCGGAGCCGGGCCATGTCGGGCGGCCTTGACTTCGTCCGGCGGAGCGTGCGCTGGAGCCGCCGTGTCCCGCTCGACACGCATCTCGCCAATCTGGCGAGTCACTCGGCGTTCCTGGTGCTCGGCAGTGAGGCCACCGCCGGCTTCATCGCGCGGGAGCGCGCCGTGCTGAGGGAGCTCTTCCCGGGCGGCACGGTCGACG
- a CDS encoding class I SAM-dependent methyltransferase — translation MTELALSSDSGAARYAAARPGYPPALFDAVEEMAHRAFRGAYVIDVGAGTGIATGLMRDRGAEVLAVEPGPGMAAQLRTTHPDIPLVRGEGDALPVASGSADFVTYAQSWHWTEPTRSVPEALRVLRPRGVLALWWNSPDPAATWATEQEARLCERLPDFRRYSSSPKAPVVINSLYDGLAPAFRRLHWSREVTVDTHIARLGSRSQLAADEEKAAPVLADERSELLRTFPDGMVKEEYIINLTAVRKPAG, via the coding sequence ATGACGGAACTCGCACTGTCCTCCGACTCGGGCGCCGCACGGTACGCGGCGGCACGTCCCGGGTACCCGCCGGCGCTCTTCGACGCGGTCGAGGAAATGGCCCACCGTGCGTTCAGGGGGGCCTACGTCATCGATGTCGGTGCGGGCACCGGGATAGCCACCGGCCTGATGCGGGACCGCGGCGCCGAGGTCCTGGCGGTCGAACCGGGGCCCGGTATGGCCGCGCAACTGCGCACCACCCACCCGGACATCCCGCTGGTCCGGGGCGAGGGGGACGCGCTGCCCGTCGCCTCGGGCAGCGCCGACTTCGTCACCTACGCCCAGTCCTGGCACTGGACCGAACCGACCCGCTCGGTCCCCGAAGCCCTGCGCGTGCTCAGACCACGGGGTGTCCTGGCCCTGTGGTGGAACTCTCCCGACCCGGCCGCGACCTGGGCCACGGAACAAGAGGCGCGCCTGTGCGAACGCCTCCCCGACTTCCGGCGGTACAGCTCGTCCCCCAAGGCCCCGGTCGTCATCAATTCGCTGTACGACGGCCTGGCCCCCGCCTTTCGCCGTCTCCACTGGAGCCGCGAAGTCACCGTCGACACCCACATCGCCCGGCTGGGCAGCCGGTCCCAGCTCGCCGCGGACGAAGAGAAGGCGGCCCCGGTACTGGCGGACGAGCGCTCCGAACTCCTGCGGACCTTCCCTGACGGAATGGTGAAGGAGGAATACATCATCAACCTCACCGCGGTCCGCAAGCCTGCTGGCTGA
- the ilvD gene encoding dihydroxy-acid dehydratase: protein MPELRSRTVTHGRNMAGARALMRASGVASADIGKPIIAVANSFTEFVPGHTHLQPVGRIVSEAIKAAGAVPREFNTIAVDDGIAMGHGGMLYSLPSRDLIADSVEYMVEAHCADALICISNCDKITPGMLMAAMRLNIPTVFVSGGPMEAGKATLVDGTVRKLDLINAISDAVNENVSDEDILRIEENACPTCGSCSGMFTANSMNCLTEALGLSLPGNGSVLATHTARKALYEDAGRTVVDIAKRYYEQDDETVLPRAIGTRAAFDNAMALDISMGGSTNTILHLLAAAQEAELAYGLDDMDAVSRRVPCLSKVAPNVAPGGTYYMEDVHRAGGIPAILGELYRGGMLNEDVHSVHSPTLADWLKTWDVRGGSPTPEAVELWHAAPGCVRSATAFSQSERWADLDLDAAGGCIRDVEHAYSADGGLAVLKGNLAVDGCVVKTAGVDESIWTFEGPAVVCESQEEAVDKILRKEIKEGDVVVIRYEGPKGGPGMQEMLYPTSFLKGRGLGKACALVTDGRFSGGTSGLSIGHASPEAASGGTIALVEDGDRIRIDIPGRTIELLVPDEDLAARRTALNGVYAPAGRERKVSQALKAYAAMATSADRGAVRDSSKLG from the coding sequence ATGCCCGAGCTGAGGTCCCGCACAGTCACCCACGGCCGCAACATGGCGGGCGCACGCGCCCTTATGCGGGCTTCGGGCGTAGCAAGCGCGGACATCGGCAAGCCGATCATCGCGGTGGCCAACTCGTTCACCGAGTTCGTGCCCGGACACACCCACCTCCAGCCGGTGGGCCGGATCGTCTCCGAGGCGATCAAGGCGGCGGGTGCCGTGCCCCGCGAGTTCAACACCATCGCCGTGGACGACGGCATCGCGATGGGACACGGCGGCATGCTCTACAGCCTGCCGTCCCGCGATCTCATCGCCGACAGCGTCGAATACATGGTCGAGGCCCACTGCGCGGACGCCCTGATCTGCATCTCCAACTGCGACAAGATCACCCCTGGCATGCTGATGGCCGCGATGCGCCTCAACATCCCCACCGTCTTTGTCTCCGGCGGTCCGATGGAGGCCGGCAAGGCCACCCTCGTCGACGGCACGGTCCGCAAGCTCGACCTGATCAACGCGATCAGTGACGCGGTGAACGAGAACGTCTCCGACGAGGACATCCTCCGTATCGAGGAGAACGCCTGCCCCACCTGCGGCAGCTGCTCCGGCATGTTCACCGCGAACTCGATGAACTGCCTGACGGAAGCCCTGGGCCTGTCGCTGCCCGGCAACGGCTCGGTCCTGGCCACCCACACCGCGCGCAAGGCGCTGTACGAGGACGCCGGCCGGACCGTCGTGGACATCGCCAAGCGCTACTACGAGCAGGACGACGAGACCGTACTGCCCCGCGCCATCGGTACCCGCGCCGCTTTCGACAACGCCATGGCGCTGGACATCTCCATGGGCGGCTCGACCAACACCATCCTGCATCTGCTCGCCGCGGCGCAGGAGGCGGAGCTCGCCTACGGCCTCGACGACATGGACGCGGTCTCCCGGCGGGTGCCCTGTCTCTCCAAGGTCGCCCCGAACGTCGCCCCGGGCGGCACGTACTACATGGAGGACGTGCACCGGGCCGGCGGCATCCCCGCCATCCTCGGCGAGCTGTACCGCGGCGGCATGCTGAACGAGGACGTCCACTCCGTGCACTCCCCGACGCTCGCCGACTGGCTGAAGACCTGGGACGTGCGCGGCGGCTCCCCTACGCCGGAGGCCGTCGAGCTGTGGCACGCCGCCCCCGGCTGCGTCCGCTCCGCCACGGCCTTCTCGCAGTCCGAGCGCTGGGCCGACCTCGACCTGGACGCGGCGGGCGGCTGCATCCGCGACGTGGAGCACGCGTACTCCGCGGACGGTGGCCTCGCGGTCCTCAAGGGCAACCTCGCGGTGGACGGCTGTGTCGTGAAGACGGCCGGCGTCGACGAGTCGATCTGGACCTTCGAGGGGCCCGCCGTGGTCTGCGAGTCGCAGGAGGAGGCCGTCGACAAGATCCTCCGCAAGGAGATCAAGGAGGGTGACGTCGTCGTCATCCGCTACGAGGGTCCCAAGGGCGGCCCCGGTATGCAGGAAATGCTCTACCCCACGTCCTTTCTCAAGGGACGTGGGCTCGGCAAGGCCTGCGCGCTGGTGACCGACGGCCGTTTCTCCGGTGGCACATCGGGTCTCTCCATCGGTCACGCGTCGCCGGAGGCCGCATCCGGCGGCACCATCGCGCTCGTCGAGGACGGCGACCGGATCCGTATCGACATCCCCGGCCGCACCATCGAACTCCTGGTCCCCGACGAGGACCTCGCCGCCCGGCGAACCGCGCTGAACGGCGTGTACGCCCCGGCCGGCCGCGAGCGCAAGGTGTCCCAGGCGCTGAAGGCGTACGCGGCGATGGCCACCAGCGCCGACCGCGGTGCCGTCCGGGACAGCTCGAAGCTCGGCTGA
- a CDS encoding TetR/AcrR family transcriptional regulator, whose amino-acid sequence MTEPTPARRRRGRPPSNPAADGPGARERILESARTEFSERGYDKTSVRGIAKRAGVDPALVHHYFGTKDEVFAAAIEVTMDPSQLVPALIGAGPEGIGERLARHFLGIWENPSSRAPLLAIVRSALTHEAAAKVLRGFVLQRVLERVAADLKVPKPQFRAELAASHMIGIAMLRYVIEVEPMASADVDEIVAMVAPTLQRYLTEPDPA is encoded by the coding sequence GTGACCGAGCCGACCCCGGCCCGCCGCCGCAGAGGCAGACCGCCCAGCAACCCGGCCGCCGACGGCCCCGGCGCCCGGGAGCGGATCCTGGAGTCCGCCCGTACGGAATTCTCGGAGCGGGGGTACGACAAGACGTCCGTCCGCGGTATCGCCAAGAGGGCCGGTGTGGACCCGGCGCTCGTCCACCACTACTTCGGCACCAAGGACGAGGTGTTCGCGGCGGCGATCGAAGTGACGATGGACCCGTCCCAGCTCGTTCCCGCACTGATCGGCGCCGGCCCCGAGGGCATCGGCGAACGCCTGGCCCGCCACTTCCTCGGTATCTGGGAGAACCCGAGCAGCCGCGCCCCGCTCCTCGCGATCGTCCGTTCCGCTCTGACCCACGAGGCGGCGGCGAAGGTGCTGCGGGGCTTTGTGCTGCAGCGGGTCCTGGAACGAGTCGCGGCGGACCTGAAGGTGCCCAAACCGCAGTTCCGGGCGGAGCTGGCCGCCTCGCACATGATCGGGATCGCGATGCTGAGGTATGTGATCGAGGTGGAGCCGATGGCCTCGGCGGACGTCGATGAGATCGTCGCGATGGTGGCGCCGACGCTCCAGAGGTACCTGACGGAGCCGGACCCGGCGTGA
- a CDS encoding sugar phosphate isomerase/epimerase family protein, which produces MAEPVVRIPDAKVALSTASVYPESTATAFEIAARLGYDGVEVMVWTDPVSQDIEALRGLSDYHRVPILAVHAPCLLITQRVWSTDPWTKLQRARAAAEKLGASTVVVHPPFRWQRNYARDFVSGIWRMADETDVRFAVENMYPWRYRDREMLAYAPDWDVTKDDYRHFTVDLSHTATARTDAMAMIDRMGSRLAHVHLADGRGSGKDEHLVPGRGTQPCAELLEGLASTGFDGHVVIEVNTRRAMSAAEREADLAEALAFTRLHLASRAHRP; this is translated from the coding sequence GTGGCAGAACCAGTGGTGCGCATCCCGGATGCGAAGGTCGCGCTGTCCACGGCGTCCGTGTATCCGGAGTCGACGGCGACGGCCTTCGAGATCGCCGCGCGCCTCGGCTACGACGGGGTCGAGGTGATGGTGTGGACCGACCCCGTCAGCCAGGACATCGAAGCGCTGCGGGGTCTCTCCGACTATCACCGGGTGCCGATCCTCGCGGTGCACGCGCCCTGTCTGCTGATCACCCAGCGGGTGTGGTCGACGGACCCGTGGACAAAGCTCCAGCGGGCCCGCGCCGCCGCCGAGAAGCTCGGGGCCTCCACCGTGGTGGTGCATCCGCCCTTCCGCTGGCAACGGAACTACGCCCGTGACTTCGTGAGCGGTATCTGGCGGATGGCCGACGAGACGGATGTCCGCTTCGCCGTCGAGAACATGTATCCCTGGCGCTACCGTGACCGCGAGATGCTGGCCTACGCCCCGGACTGGGACGTCACCAAGGACGACTACCGCCACTTCACGGTCGACCTCTCACACACCGCGACGGCCCGCACGGACGCCATGGCGATGATCGACCGGATGGGCTCGCGACTGGCCCATGTCCATCTCGCGGACGGCCGGGGCTCCGGCAAGGACGAACATCTGGTGCCGGGCCGCGGCACCCAGCCCTGCGCCGAGCTTCTCGAAGGGCTGGCGAGCACCGGCTTCGACGGCCATGTCGTCATCGAGGTCAACACCCGCCGGGCCATGTCGGCGGCCGAACGCGAAGCGGATCTGGCGGAGGCGCTCGCCTTCACGCGCCTCCACCTCGCCAGCAGGGCCCACCGACCGTGA
- a CDS encoding Ppx/GppA phosphatase family protein codes for MRLGVLDVGSNTVHLLVVDAHPGARPLPAHSHKAELRLAELLDTEGAIGPEGIDRLVSTINDALQAAEDKGAEEVLPFATSAVREASNADQVLTRVRDETGVDLQVLSGEDEARLTFLAARRWFGWSAGRLLLLDIGGGSLEIAYGIDEQPDAAVSLPLGAGRLTNAWLPGDPPDPQDVRALRRHVRAEIARTAGEFTRFGRPDHVVATSKTFRQLSRIAGAARSSEGPYVHRGLSRTSLEEWVPKLSAMTAAERARLPGVSDERAPQLLAGALVAEGAMDLLGVEELEVCPWALREGVILRRIDHLPAR; via the coding sequence ATGAGACTCGGAGTCCTCGACGTGGGTTCGAACACGGTGCACCTGCTGGTGGTCGACGCCCACCCCGGCGCACGTCCGCTGCCCGCCCACTCGCACAAGGCCGAGCTGCGCCTCGCCGAACTGCTCGACACCGAGGGCGCGATCGGCCCGGAGGGCATCGACCGCCTGGTCTCCACCATCAACGACGCCTTGCAGGCCGCCGAGGACAAGGGCGCCGAGGAGGTGCTGCCGTTCGCGACCTCCGCCGTGCGTGAGGCCAGCAACGCCGACCAGGTGCTGACCCGGGTGCGTGACGAGACCGGGGTCGACCTCCAGGTGCTCTCCGGCGAGGACGAGGCCCGGCTGACCTTCCTGGCGGCCCGGCGCTGGTTCGGCTGGTCCGCAGGACGGCTGCTGCTGCTCGACATCGGCGGCGGTTCGCTGGAGATCGCGTACGGCATCGACGAACAGCCGGACGCCGCGGTGTCGCTGCCGCTCGGCGCCGGCCGCCTCACCAACGCCTGGCTGCCGGGCGATCCTCCGGACCCGCAGGACGTCAGGGCGCTGCGCCGTCATGTCCGCGCGGAGATCGCCCGCACGGCCGGGGAGTTCACCCGCTTCGGCCGGCCGGATCATGTGGTGGCCACGTCGAAGACCTTCCGGCAGCTCTCCAGGATCGCGGGCGCGGCGCGCTCCAGCGAAGGGCCGTACGTCCATCGGGGACTGAGTCGTACGTCACTCGAGGAGTGGGTGCCGAAACTCTCCGCCATGACCGCCGCTGAGCGGGCCAGGCTGCCCGGCGTCTCGGACGAGCGGGCACCGCAACTGCTGGCAGGAGCGCTGGTCGCGGAGGGTGCGATGGACCTGCTCGGGGTGGAGGAGCTGGAAGTCTGCCCCTGGGCCCTGCGCGAAGGCGTCATCCTGCGCCGCATCGACCACCTCCCGGCCCGGTAG
- a CDS encoding BACON domain-containing protein, producing the protein MTSSSVENHPHHTRTHRAQRHTSRPAERRPPARYEAYLDGLFTYGLSVLCDHEAANAVLGEVLSVADRQFGRCPSDERGRRAWLYALARWACLRKLAEQKRLRPGAHTGRTQTSAPAVPADAAERQRRDLATLAWPEAAGTTPEQREALELAVRHRLAPPEVAAVLGMEHTAARELLAAAACEVERTRAALAVVETGNCPSVARLTGDNRVLLSSALRRELVRHVDDCPRCRQVAERAGAAGPWPGSSVTPATPAALPMVAAERSAAHAAMLHAQRGSAPRFGRDGFPLDPKDRAARRDRLRARAVTTTVVATVVAAPVLALWAAYRNAPSTGEGRGGSVTARQADGHGGLGAGTYDHYENAGNARTDHTDRTPFAGGSGSPDVSVEVISPGAGQKTPAGRSPDGGRSPAGRPIAPGSLTVAARSAGGHTVITLTSGADRPVSWSAWTTAGWIHLSSSSGVLRPGGSVTLRVLVDHRAEPSGFWSARIGINPSGAVVRLRGHGRGDSSHGHQGHGHEGHGHHHGHPTPTRPPTGDPTPVPSEPTPTPADPTPTPTPPPSDPPASPPPEDPTVPSAME; encoded by the coding sequence GTGACGAGCAGCAGCGTGGAGAACCACCCGCACCACACCCGCACACACCGGGCGCAGCGGCATACGTCCCGCCCGGCGGAGCGGCGGCCTCCGGCGCGGTACGAGGCATATTTGGATGGTCTTTTCACCTACGGGCTCTCCGTCCTGTGCGACCACGAGGCCGCGAACGCGGTCCTGGGTGAGGTACTCTCCGTCGCCGACCGGCAGTTCGGCCGCTGTCCCTCCGACGAACGCGGCCGCCGGGCCTGGCTCTACGCACTCGCCCGATGGGCCTGTCTGCGCAAGCTCGCCGAGCAGAAGCGGCTGCGGCCCGGCGCCCACACCGGCCGTACGCAGACGAGCGCACCGGCCGTCCCCGCGGATGCCGCCGAACGGCAGCGCCGCGATCTCGCCACCCTCGCGTGGCCGGAAGCCGCGGGCACCACCCCCGAGCAGCGTGAGGCGCTGGAGCTGGCGGTGCGCCACCGGCTCGCCCCGCCGGAAGTCGCCGCCGTACTCGGTATGGAGCACACCGCGGCCCGCGAACTGCTGGCCGCCGCGGCCTGCGAGGTGGAGCGGACCAGGGCGGCGCTCGCCGTGGTCGAGACCGGCAACTGCCCCAGCGTCGCCCGCCTCACCGGCGACAACCGGGTTCTGCTCTCCAGCGCACTGCGCCGCGAACTGGTCCGGCACGTGGATGACTGCCCACGCTGCCGCCAGGTCGCCGAGCGGGCCGGAGCGGCCGGTCCCTGGCCCGGATCCAGCGTCACCCCTGCCACCCCCGCCGCACTCCCGATGGTCGCGGCGGAACGATCCGCCGCCCACGCGGCAATGCTGCACGCCCAGCGGGGCAGCGCCCCGCGGTTCGGCCGCGACGGCTTCCCGCTGGACCCGAAGGACCGCGCGGCCCGCCGCGACCGCCTCAGGGCGCGCGCGGTGACGACGACGGTGGTGGCCACCGTCGTGGCTGCGCCGGTACTGGCTCTCTGGGCCGCGTACCGCAACGCGCCGTCAACAGGCGAGGGACGCGGCGGTTCGGTGACCGCCCGCCAGGCGGACGGCCACGGCGGCCTGGGCGCCGGCACCTACGACCACTACGAGAACGCGGGCAACGCCCGCACCGATCACACCGACCGCACCCCCTTCGCCGGCGGCAGTGGCTCGCCCGACGTGTCGGTCGAGGTCATCAGCCCCGGGGCCGGACAGAAAACGCCCGCCGGCCGTTCGCCCGACGGCGGCCGCTCGCCGGCCGGCCGGCCGATCGCCCCCGGTTCGCTCACCGTGGCGGCTCGCTCGGCGGGCGGACACACCGTGATCACCCTGACGTCGGGGGCGGACCGGCCGGTCTCCTGGTCGGCCTGGACGACCGCCGGGTGGATCCACCTCAGCAGCTCGTCCGGCGTCCTGCGGCCGGGCGGGTCGGTCACGCTCCGGGTCCTTGTCGATCACCGGGCCGAGCCGTCCGGCTTCTGGTCGGCCCGGATCGGCATCAACCCGTCGGGTGCGGTGGTCCGTCTGCGGGGCCACGGCCGCGGAGACAGCAGCCATGGCCACCAGGGGCACGGCCACGAAGGCCATGGCCACCATCACGGCCACCCGACCCCGACGCGGCCGCCCACCGGCGACCCGACACCGGTCCCCTCGGAGCCCACGCCCACCCCTGCGGATCCGACGCCCACCCCGACACCGCCGCCTTCGGACCCGCCGGCGTCGCCGCCCCCCGAGGACCCGACGGTGCCCTCAGCCATGGAGTGA
- the radA gene encoding DNA repair protein RadA, producing MATRAKSVKPSYRCTECGWTTAKWLGRCPECQTWGTVEEFGGAPAVRTTAAGRVSTAALPIGQVDSRTATARPTGVDELDRVLGGGLVPGAVVLLAGEPGVGKSTLLLDVAAKAATEDHRTLYVTAEESASQVRLRADRIHAINDHLFLAAETDLSAVLGHLDAVKPSLLVLDSVQTVASPELDGAPGGMAQVREVAGALIRASKERGMSTLLVGHVTKDGAIAGPRLLEHLVDVVLSFEGDRHARLRLVRGVKNRYGATDEVGCFELHDEGITGLADPSGLFLTRRDEPVPGTCLTVTLEGKRPLVAEVQALTVDTQIPSPRRTTSGLETSRVSMMLAVLEQRGRISALGKRDIYTATVGGVKLTEPAADLAVALALASAASDVPLPKNLVAIGEVGLAGEVRRVTGVQRRLAEAHRLGFTHALVPSDPGKVPAGMNVIEVADMGEALRVLPRRSRTQAPREE from the coding sequence ATGGCCACCCGTGCGAAGTCCGTCAAACCGTCCTACCGCTGCACCGAGTGCGGCTGGACGACAGCTAAGTGGCTCGGCCGCTGCCCCGAGTGCCAGACCTGGGGCACGGTGGAGGAGTTCGGCGGCGCGCCCGCCGTGCGGACCACCGCGGCCGGCCGGGTCAGCACCGCGGCCCTGCCGATCGGCCAGGTCGACAGCCGGACGGCCACCGCCCGTCCGACCGGCGTGGACGAGCTCGACCGGGTGCTCGGCGGCGGTCTGGTGCCCGGCGCTGTGGTGCTGCTCGCGGGTGAGCCCGGCGTCGGGAAGTCCACCCTGCTGCTCGATGTCGCGGCGAAGGCAGCGACCGAGGACCACCGCACGCTCTATGTGACGGCCGAGGAGTCGGCGAGTCAGGTGAGACTCCGGGCGGACCGTATCCATGCGATCAACGACCATCTGTTCCTGGCCGCCGAGACCGACCTCTCCGCGGTGCTCGGCCATCTCGACGCCGTCAAGCCCTCGCTGCTGGTGCTGGACTCCGTACAGACGGTCGCGTCACCCGAACTCGACGGGGCCCCCGGCGGGATGGCCCAGGTGCGCGAGGTGGCCGGTGCGCTGATCCGGGCCTCCAAGGAGCGCGGGATGTCCACCCTGCTGGTCGGCCATGTGACGAAGGACGGGGCCATCGCGGGGCCCCGGCTCCTGGAGCATCTGGTGGACGTGGTGCTGTCCTTCGAGGGTGACCGGCATGCCCGGCTCAGGCTCGTCCGCGGCGTCAAGAACCGCTACGGCGCGACCGACGAGGTCGGCTGCTTCGAGCTTCACGACGAGGGCATCACAGGTCTCGCGGATCCGAGCGGGCTGTTCCTGACACGCCGTGACGAACCGGTTCCCGGTACCTGTCTGACGGTCACTCTCGAGGGAAAGCGTCCGCTGGTCGCGGAGGTCCAGGCGCTCACCGTCGACACCCAGATCCCCTCGCCCAGGCGCACCACATCCGGTCTTGAGACCTCCCGGGTCTCGATGATGCTCGCGGTGCTCGAGCAGCGCGGCCGGATCAGCGCACTCGGCAAGCGCGACATCTACACCGCGACGGTCGGCGGTGTGAAGCTCACCGAACCGGCCGCCGACCTCGCGGTCGCGCTGGCCCTGGCATCCGCGGCGAGCGACGTGCCGCTGCCGAAGAACCTGGTCGCGATCGGTGAAGTGGGCCTGGCCGGTGAGGTCAGGAGGGTGACCGGAGTCCAGCGCAGGCTCGCCGAGGCGCACCGTCTCGGCTTCACCCACGCACTGGTCCCGAGCGATCCGGGGAAGGTCCCCGCCGGTATGAACGTCATCGAGGTGGCCGACATGGGAGAGGCCCTGCGGGTCCTTCCGCGCCGGTCGAGGACCCAGGCGCCCCGGGAGGAGTGA
- the disA gene encoding DNA integrity scanning diadenylate cyclase DisA — protein sequence MAANDRAASGKSGGSSSGTEALMRATLSAVAPGTALRDGLERILRGNTGGLIVLGMDKTVESMCTGGFVMDVEFAATRLRELCKLDGALILDKDISKILRAGVQLVPDASIPTEETGTRHRTADRVSKQCGFPVVSVSQSMHLIALYVDGERRVLEESAAILSRANQALATLERYKLRLDEVAGTLSALEIEDLVTVRDVTAVAQRLEMVRRIATEIAEYVVELGTDGRLLSLQLDELIAGVEPERELVIRDYVPEPTAKRSRTVAEALVELNTLSHTELLELPVVARALGYSGSPETLDSAVSPRGYRLLAKVPRLPGAIIERLVEHFGGLQKLLAASVDDLQTVDGVGEARARSVREGLSRLAESSILERYV from the coding sequence GTGGCAGCCAATGACCGGGCAGCATCCGGAAAATCCGGCGGGAGCTCATCCGGCACCGAAGCGCTGATGCGCGCCACACTGAGCGCCGTCGCGCCCGGTACTGCGCTGCGCGACGGCCTCGAACGCATCCTGCGCGGCAACACCGGCGGGCTGATCGTCCTCGGCATGGACAAGACGGTCGAGTCGATGTGCACCGGCGGTTTCGTCATGGATGTCGAGTTCGCCGCCACGCGCCTGCGTGAGCTGTGCAAACTCGACGGCGCGCTGATCCTCGACAAGGACATCAGCAAGATCCTCCGGGCCGGTGTCCAGCTGGTCCCCGACGCGTCCATCCCCACCGAGGAGACCGGCACCCGCCACCGCACCGCGGACCGGGTCTCCAAACAGTGCGGCTTCCCGGTCGTCTCCGTATCGCAGTCGATGCATCTGATCGCGCTGTACGTCGACGGGGAGCGCCGGGTCCTCGAGGAGTCCGCGGCGATCCTGTCCCGCGCGAATCAGGCTCTGGCCACCCTGGAGCGGTACAAGCTCCGGCTCGACGAGGTCGCGGGCACGCTCTCCGCTCTGGAGATCGAGGACCTGGTGACGGTCCGCGATGTCACCGCGGTGGCGCAGCGGCTCGAGATGGTGCGGCGGATCGCCACCGAGATCGCCGAGTACGTGGTGGAGCTGGGCACCGACGGCCGCCTCCTCTCCCTCCAGCTCGACGAGTTGATCGCCGGGGTGGAGCCGGAGCGCGAGCTCGTCATCCGGGACTACGTACCCGAGCCCACCGCGAAGCGTTCGCGCACCGTCGCCGAGGCACTGGTCGAACTGAACACGCTGAGCCACACCGAGCTGCTCGAACTGCCGGTGGTGGCACGGGCACTGGGATACAGCGGGTCGCCCGAGACACTCGACTCCGCGGTGTCGCCGCGGGGGTACCGGCTGCTGGCGAAGGTGCCGCGGCTGCCCGGGGCGATCATCGAGCGGCTTGTCGAGCACTTCGGGGGGCTGCAGAAGCTGCTCGCCGCGAGCGTCGACGATCTGCAGACCGTGGACGGAGTGGGCGAGGCCCGCGCCCGGAGCGTACGGGAGGGACTTTCCCGGCTGGCCGAGTCCTCGATCCTGGAAAGGTACGTCTGA
- a CDS encoding phosphatase PAP2 family protein, whose product MDSSSELYRNIVEFAHSTPSWVQHLMELWTEAGLLLFALLFVVVWWRGRRAPSQTMALALIAPLATAVAYVISELLKSVIHEERPCRAVSGAMSPLIDCPPHGDWSFPSNHSIIAAAAAVGLSIAVMRLVWLTVPVALLMAFSRVFVGVHYPHDVIVGLILGALIALLVIEVLTRPVRRLVEAMRRSDIGVAAWFAGPGTES is encoded by the coding sequence ATGGACAGTTCTTCCGAGCTCTACCGAAATATCGTCGAATTCGCGCACTCCACCCCCTCCTGGGTGCAACACCTGATGGAGCTGTGGACAGAGGCGGGGCTGCTGCTCTTCGCCCTCCTGTTCGTCGTGGTGTGGTGGCGAGGGCGCAGGGCCCCGTCCCAGACGATGGCGCTGGCACTGATCGCGCCGCTGGCGACGGCCGTCGCGTATGTCATCAGCGAACTGCTGAAGTCGGTGATCCACGAGGAACGCCCCTGCCGGGCGGTGTCCGGCGCGATGTCCCCGCTCATCGACTGTCCCCCGCACGGCGACTGGTCCTTCCCCAGCAACCACTCGATCATCGCGGCGGCCGCGGCCGTCGGTCTGTCGATCGCGGTGATGCGGCTGGTGTGGCTCACCGTCCCGGTGGCCCTGCTGATGGCGTTCTCCCGGGTCTTCGTCGGCGTGCACTACCCGCACGACGTGATCGTGGGCCTGATCCTCGGTGCGCTGATCGCACTGCTGGTGATCGAGGTGCTGACCCGTCCGGTGCGCAGACTCGTGGAGGCCATGCGCCGCAGCGACATCGGCGTGGCGGCCTGGTTCGCCGGGCCGGGGACCGAGAGCTGA